The following proteins are co-located in the Spirosoma montaniterrae genome:
- a CDS encoding asparaginase, giving the protein MKYQTVRIDPRIDSSNKRSALLRSVLVIYTGGTFGMVYDRESGQLIPFDFERVLDRLPELNRLDISITILTLPTILDSSNMKPAVWIELAQIIEQHYTQYDSFVILHGTDTMAYTASALSFMLVGLSKPVILTGAQLPIGVARSDARENFITALEIAAAVDTDATGNPCPIVPEVCVYFNSLLLRGNRSTKRESVQFNAFVSENYPHLANAGVSIDYNRPFIRPCLPNQPLHIRTVLDPNVTILKLFPGISQPIVEAVLTMPTLRGVVLETFGAGNAPTDDWLLALLKAAIDRGVFIFNVSQCAGGRVTQGQYQTSHYLQQIGVVSGADITTEAAITKLMVLLGREHDRGTVATNHLRTLLATPLAGEMSE; this is encoded by the coding sequence ATGAAGTACCAAACTGTCCGAATCGATCCGCGCATCGATTCCAGTAACAAACGTTCGGCACTGCTCCGGTCGGTGTTGGTGATTTACACTGGTGGAACCTTCGGCATGGTCTACGACCGCGAATCAGGTCAGTTGATACCATTCGATTTCGAGCGCGTTCTCGACCGCCTGCCCGAATTAAACCGGCTCGACATTAGCATTACAATTCTGACGCTGCCGACCATTCTCGATTCTTCGAATATGAAACCAGCGGTTTGGATCGAACTGGCGCAGATTATTGAGCAGCACTACACGCAGTACGACAGTTTTGTCATTTTGCACGGCACCGATACAATGGCCTACACGGCCTCGGCACTGAGTTTTATGCTCGTAGGTCTGAGCAAACCCGTTATCCTGACTGGTGCGCAACTTCCTATTGGCGTAGCCCGCTCCGACGCCCGCGAAAATTTTATTACCGCGCTGGAGATTGCTGCCGCTGTTGATACCGACGCTACCGGCAACCCCTGCCCAATTGTACCGGAAGTCTGCGTATATTTTAATTCGCTGCTGTTACGCGGTAATCGCTCCACCAAGCGCGAAAGCGTACAGTTCAACGCCTTCGTTTCCGAAAACTATCCGCACTTAGCCAATGCCGGGGTCAGTATCGATTATAACCGACCGTTTATTCGGCCCTGTCTGCCCAATCAGCCGCTGCATATTCGCACCGTCCTCGACCCAAACGTAACAATCCTGAAGCTATTTCCAGGTATCTCCCAGCCCATAGTCGAAGCCGTTCTGACTATGCCAACGCTGCGGGGGGTTGTGCTGGAAACCTTCGGCGCGGGTAACGCCCCCACCGACGATTGGCTGCTGGCACTGCTCAAAGCCGCTATTGACCGGGGTGTTTTCATTTTCAACGTCTCGCAGTGTGCAGGTGGACGCGTGACGCAGGGGCAGTATCAGACAAGCCATTACCTGCAACAGATTGGCGTAGTTAGCGGAGCCGACATCACCACCGAAGCCGCTATTACCAAACTGATGGTCCTGCTGGGGCGCGAACACGACCGGGGGACCGTAGCCACCAACCACTTACGCACGTTGCTGGCTACGCCACTGGCGGGCGAAATGAGCGAATAA